From one Streptomyces sp. NBC_01478 genomic stretch:
- a CDS encoding winged helix-turn-helix transcriptional regulator, whose product MALGKDYATQECSIARALEVVGERWTLLVVRDALYGVRRYNDFLVHLGIPRAVLAARLQALTAAGILEKRRYRESPPRDEYVPTDRAIALWPTLRSLGRWGREQFDEPQLRYFRHADCGTELGPYAECPACGFVVPAGDVLMEPGSGLNPDPADPVSRALLQPRRLLQPIETDPV is encoded by the coding sequence ATGGCACTGGGCAAGGACTACGCGACACAGGAGTGCTCGATCGCCCGGGCACTGGAGGTGGTCGGGGAGCGCTGGACGCTGCTCGTCGTCCGCGACGCCCTCTACGGCGTCCGGCGCTACAACGACTTCCTCGTCCACCTCGGCATCCCGCGCGCGGTCCTCGCCGCCCGCCTCCAGGCCCTCACCGCCGCCGGCATCCTGGAGAAGCGCCGCTACCGGGAGTCCCCGCCGCGCGACGAGTACGTCCCGACCGACCGCGCGATCGCCCTGTGGCCGACCCTGCGCTCACTCGGCCGGTGGGGCCGCGAGCAGTTCGACGAGCCGCAGCTCCGCTACTTCCGGCACGCGGACTGCGGCACCGAACTCGGCCCGTACGCCGAGTGCCCCGCCTGCGGATTCGTCGTCCCCGCCGGGGACGTCCTCATGGAGCCGGGCTCCGGACTCAACCCGGACCCCGCGGACCCGGTCAGCCGCGCGCTCCTCCAGCCACGCCGACTGCTCCAGCCGATCGAGACCGATCCGGTATGA
- a CDS encoding DUF6412 domain-containing protein encodes MNRGRATLLFLFLLFPLTLLDAGGLPAAVTVALAATATALTVRALLTARRAPAVPPARVRTAIRDRARRTAFLPQRDPDASGRPRPRAPGHTLRTTTA; translated from the coding sequence ATGAACCGCGGTCGCGCCACCCTGCTGTTCCTGTTCCTGCTGTTCCCGCTGACGCTGCTGGACGCCGGCGGCCTCCCCGCCGCCGTCACCGTCGCGCTCGCCGCGACCGCCACCGCCCTCACCGTCCGCGCCCTCCTCACCGCGCGCCGCGCCCCAGCCGTACCGCCCGCCCGGGTCCGTACGGCCATCCGCGACCGGGCCCGCCGTACGGCGTTCCTGCCCCAGCGCGACCCCGACGCCTCGGGCCGGCCACGCCCCCGAGCCCCCGGACACACCCTCCGGACGACCACCGCGTAA
- the yidC gene encoding membrane protein insertase YidC, whose amino-acid sequence MSVLTRTVGQLADLLHPLFGTTAVAAAIVLFTVLVRLLVHPLSRAAARGQRARAQLQPQIAELRKRYARQPEKLRAAVLELHTDAKVSPLSGLLPSLLQLPAFFLLYRLFSGGGDELLSHRLFAAPLDGHWADALAGDGVFGPAGLVYVGLFLVVAAVATFSYVRARRTAVDDSTVARVLPLMSFLTLGTVAVVPLAVALYVTTSAAWTAVERALLRS is encoded by the coding sequence ATGTCCGTTCTCACCCGCACCGTCGGCCAACTGGCCGACCTGCTCCACCCGTTGTTCGGTACGACCGCGGTCGCCGCCGCGATCGTCCTGTTCACGGTTCTCGTACGACTCCTCGTCCATCCCCTCTCCCGGGCCGCCGCGCGCGGACAGCGGGCGCGGGCACAACTCCAGCCGCAGATCGCCGAGTTGCGGAAGCGGTACGCGAGGCAGCCCGAGAAACTGCGGGCGGCCGTACTGGAGTTGCACACCGACGCGAAGGTGTCACCGCTGTCCGGGCTGCTGCCGAGCCTGCTGCAACTCCCGGCCTTCTTCCTGCTGTACCGGCTGTTCTCCGGCGGGGGCGACGAACTGCTGTCCCACCGGCTGTTCGCCGCGCCGCTCGACGGCCACTGGGCCGACGCCCTCGCCGGGGACGGGGTGTTCGGGCCGGCCGGGCTCGTCTACGTCGGGCTGTTCCTCGTCGTCGCCGCGGTCGCGACCTTCAGCTACGTCCGTGCCAGGCGGACGGCGGTCGACGACAGCACCGTCGCCCGGGTGCTGCCGCTCATGTCCTTCCTCACCCTCGGCACCGTGGCCGTCGTACCGCTCGCCGTCGCGCTGTACGTGACGACCAGCGCGGCCTGGACCGCGGTCGAACGGGCCCTGTTGCGGAGCTGA
- a CDS encoding MFS transporter: MTRFSERTLSRTSAAPEATEAPAVSEPSVPHPRATLALTSAATAVALMTYTAPMVTLPDIAAALHTPLSAQAWLLNGTPLGLAALLLVAGSLADDYGRRRIFLAGTFALGITTALSALTSSTLLFTLTRIAQGASSAALLASSLGLIVHAFPTPRGRLHATGVWGAFVSGGIAVGPLVAGAMPDWRVAYGVLGAAALVVAALGVRTLSESRAPRGGRPDLAGAVTFGLALVALVAALTLGRDGWLRAPVGLLALAAVVLVGVFALVERRGATPMIDLSLLRHRLFLASSAGGLFTGFAVIGLFSFLPALLQQTLGLSAMDTAWLFLLWSGLSFTVALQARRLAGRVSSRHQLTLGFLLHAAGVLTMLGALDSGSWVRLLPGLVIAGVGSGLLNAALPLLSVESVPAARAAMGSGAQQTFRYIGSCAGVALTIAIATSAGGGLARGADIAMVVSAGLAVVAAVSVGMLRERA; the protein is encoded by the coding sequence ATGACTAGGTTCAGTGAACGAACTCTCAGCCGGACATCCGCGGCGCCCGAGGCAACCGAGGCACCCGCGGTCTCCGAGCCGAGCGTGCCGCACCCCCGCGCCACCCTCGCCCTGACCAGCGCGGCCACCGCCGTCGCGCTGATGACGTACACCGCGCCGATGGTCACGCTCCCGGACATCGCCGCCGCCCTGCACACCCCGCTCTCCGCCCAGGCCTGGCTGCTGAACGGCACCCCGCTTGGCCTGGCCGCGCTGCTCCTGGTCGCCGGCAGCCTCGCCGACGACTACGGCCGCCGCCGAATCTTCCTGGCCGGCACCTTCGCGCTGGGCATCACCACGGCACTCTCCGCGCTGACCTCCTCGACCTTGCTGTTCACCCTGACCCGGATCGCGCAGGGCGCGTCCAGCGCGGCCCTCCTCGCCAGCAGCCTGGGCCTGATCGTGCACGCCTTCCCGACCCCGCGCGGCCGCCTGCACGCGACCGGCGTGTGGGGCGCGTTCGTCAGCGGCGGCATAGCCGTCGGCCCACTGGTGGCGGGTGCGATGCCGGACTGGCGCGTGGCCTACGGCGTCCTCGGCGCCGCCGCGCTCGTCGTGGCGGCCCTCGGCGTCCGTACGTTGTCCGAGTCCCGCGCACCGCGCGGCGGACGCCCCGATCTCGCCGGAGCGGTCACCTTCGGGCTGGCGCTGGTCGCCCTCGTGGCCGCGTTGACGCTGGGCCGCGACGGCTGGCTGCGGGCGCCGGTGGGCCTGCTGGCACTGGCGGCCGTCGTGCTGGTCGGCGTCTTCGCGCTGGTGGAGCGCCGGGGCGCGACCCCGATGATCGACCTGAGCCTGCTGCGCCACCGCCTCTTCCTGGCCTCCTCGGCGGGCGGCCTGTTCACGGGCTTCGCGGTGATCGGCCTGTTCAGCTTCCTGCCGGCGCTGTTGCAGCAGACGCTGGGGCTGTCCGCGATGGACACGGCCTGGCTGTTCCTCCTCTGGTCGGGCCTGTCCTTCACGGTCGCCCTCCAGGCCCGCCGCCTCGCCGGCCGCGTCTCCTCCCGGCACCAACTCACTCTGGGTTTCCTGCTGCACGCGGCCGGCGTCCTGACGATGCTCGGCGCGCTGGACTCCGGTTCCTGGGTACGGCTGCTGCCGGGACTGGTGATCGCCGGGGTGGGCAGCGGTCTGCTGAACGCCGCGCTGCCGCTGCTGTCCGTGGAGTCGGTACCGGCGGCCCGGGCCGCGATGGGCTCCGGGGCACAGCAGACGTTCCGGTACATCGGCTCGTGCGCCGGGGTCGCGCTGACGATCGCGATCGCCACGTCGGCCGGGGGCGGTCTCGCCCGTGGCGCGGACATCGCGATGGTGGTGTCGGCGGGGCTCGCGGTGGTGGCCGCGGTGAGTGTGGGGATGTTGCGGGAGCGGGCGTGA